Proteins encoded by one window of Myxococcus guangdongensis:
- a CDS encoding DEAD/DEAH box helicase, with product MGPGQRVISELSVLEKALSKTDFSAEKAPLQAIVRSLRPMRLKSLDDLDLNTRGRLITTMLRVQRQPKPAAPQAAAADAAPVEAPEAPAEAAAPAEGAEAVATEGAPAEAAAPAAPAVDPAKEKFDAWTDVLFLVGQVWRAAGDKERAEVAFTASGRQPGPEVEEPQAAPQARTESRPERGERRERPERGERRERGERPERGAAGERRERPERGERRERAERPERGAPGERRPVPELTGDWKEQAKQLEAMGRTRDAGRLYERNGGFADATRLFEAGGDLKSALRNALAGGDNDSARKLVSTLPADQLAPTLEKAGAYELLMEHYVGKGDFENVARLYERARQFDQAALAYERAGKLTLARKSYERSRDMASANRIRGLEVKSLVERGDRLGAATLLVAAGQRREAVEVLGTLPPPKAFHFMQRLKLDEEAKELAQRELARAESEQKPAGRARWLELLGDVAASAEAWEAAGRKDKALPLHEKLGNLPRAAQLAEELQQRDKAVALYTQLNDSAGVERAKALPEAAPAPAPTEASAGGEDGDVPPDASSAE from the coding sequence GTGGGCCCGGGTCAGCGGGTCATCTCCGAGCTGAGCGTGCTGGAGAAGGCGCTTTCCAAGACGGACTTCTCGGCCGAGAAGGCCCCGCTGCAAGCGATTGTCCGCTCGCTGCGGCCCATGCGGCTGAAGTCCCTGGATGATCTGGACCTCAACACGCGCGGTCGCCTCATCACCACGATGCTGCGCGTGCAGCGTCAGCCCAAGCCGGCCGCGCCGCAGGCTGCCGCCGCCGACGCCGCTCCGGTCGAGGCCCCCGAGGCTCCGGCCGAGGCCGCCGCTCCCGCCGAGGGCGCGGAGGCTGTCGCGACGGAGGGCGCTCCCGCGGAGGCGGCTGCTCCGGCGGCGCCCGCGGTGGACCCCGCGAAGGAGAAGTTCGACGCGTGGACGGACGTGCTGTTCCTGGTGGGACAGGTCTGGCGCGCGGCGGGTGACAAGGAGCGCGCCGAGGTGGCCTTCACCGCCAGCGGCCGTCAGCCGGGTCCCGAGGTCGAGGAGCCCCAGGCGGCGCCGCAGGCCCGGACCGAGTCGCGTCCGGAGCGCGGAGAGCGTCGCGAGCGCCCGGAGCGAGGCGAGCGTCGGGAGCGTGGTGAGCGCCCCGAGCGCGGCGCTGCCGGAGAGCGTCGCGAGCGCCCGGAGCGAGGCGAGCGTCGGGAGCGCGCTGAGCGTCCCGAGCGCGGCGCGCCCGGTGAGCGCCGCCCGGTGCCCGAGCTGACCGGGGACTGGAAGGAGCAGGCCAAGCAGCTGGAGGCCATGGGCCGCACGCGTGACGCGGGCCGGCTCTACGAGCGCAACGGCGGCTTCGCCGACGCGACGCGCCTGTTCGAGGCGGGCGGGGACCTCAAGAGCGCCCTGCGCAACGCCCTGGCGGGTGGGGACAACGACTCCGCGCGCAAGCTGGTGAGCACGCTGCCGGCGGATCAGCTCGCCCCCACGCTGGAGAAGGCCGGTGCCTACGAGCTCCTCATGGAGCACTACGTGGGCAAGGGTGACTTCGAGAACGTGGCGCGCCTGTACGAGCGGGCCCGTCAGTTCGACCAGGCCGCGCTCGCCTACGAGCGCGCGGGCAAGCTGACCCTGGCGCGCAAGTCGTACGAGCGCTCGCGGGACATGGCCAGCGCCAACCGCATCCGCGGGCTCGAGGTGAAGAGCCTGGTGGAGCGTGGCGACCGTCTGGGCGCGGCCACGCTGCTCGTGGCGGCCGGCCAGCGCCGCGAGGCGGTGGAGGTGCTCGGCACGCTGCCTCCTCCCAAGGCGTTCCACTTCATGCAGCGGCTGAAGCTGGATGAAGAGGCGAAGGAGCTGGCGCAGCGCGAGCTGGCCCGGGCCGAGTCGGAGCAGAAGCCCGCGGGCCGTGCCCGGTGGCTGGAGCTGCTCGGCGACGTCGCCGCGTCCGCCGAGGCGTGGGAGGCCGCGGGGCGCAAGGACAAGGCCCTTCCGCTCCACGAGAAGCTCGGCAACCTGCCGCGCGCCGCCCAGCTCGCGGAGGAGCTGCAGCAGCGCGACAAGGCCGTGGCCCTCTACACCCAGCTGAATGACAGCGCGGGCGTGGAGCGGGCCAAGGCGCTGCCCGAGGCGGCCCCTGCTCCGGCGCCCACCGAGGCGTCCGCGGGGGGCGAGGACGGGGACGTACCCCCCGACGCTTCCTCGGCCGAGTAG
- the cglE gene encoding adventurous gliding motility protein CglE yields MKALAPIALCAAFVLPLAASAQQPPSTATGDRPATTFDEIERGFYFALLGGPLFVTNPPAAEGTPRPFSSGPMAQVEVGVDLGERISVGLFVMGSSIRTSAEYIGESGGAVSGDYSTFVPGAVLRARLVGLADSQEVKRTWFYVRAGAGYAMFSPKRLLPDSDILVFAGPGVEYYTRLRHFSVGLEVTGNYLVSGGSFGFAVAPNIRYAF; encoded by the coding sequence ATGAAAGCCCTCGCCCCCATTGCCCTGTGTGCCGCGTTCGTCCTCCCCCTGGCCGCGAGCGCACAGCAACCACCCTCCACGGCGACGGGCGACCGGCCCGCCACCACGTTCGATGAAATCGAGCGGGGCTTCTACTTCGCGCTGCTCGGCGGGCCGCTCTTCGTGACGAACCCGCCCGCGGCCGAGGGGACGCCCCGGCCGTTCTCCTCGGGCCCCATGGCCCAGGTGGAAGTCGGCGTGGACCTGGGTGAGCGCATCTCCGTGGGCCTGTTCGTCATGGGCTCCAGCATCCGCACCAGCGCCGAGTACATCGGCGAGTCCGGTGGCGCGGTGTCCGGGGACTACTCCACCTTCGTCCCGGGCGCGGTGCTGCGCGCGCGCCTGGTGGGCCTGGCCGACAGCCAGGAGGTGAAGCGCACGTGGTTCTACGTCCGCGCGGGCGCGGGTTATGCGATGTTCTCGCCGAAGCGTCTCCTTCCGGATTCCGACATTCTTGTGTTTGCCGGGCCCGGAGTGGAGTACTACACACGGTTGCGCCACTTTTCCGTGGGGCTCGAGGTCACGGGGAACTACCTCGTTTCCGGAGGCTCGTTCGGATTCGCTGTGGCGCCGAACATTCGCTACGCGTTCTAG
- the gltG gene encoding adventurous gliding motility protein GltG: MAVPLTLKVFKGETLVASKDYERDIIKIGRLSSAHLCLEDEKVSRIHSVIEVAGDGSMSIIDMGSVEGTYVNDKRVNKGQLSFGDRIRVGGTTIHLENPAAVAAVNLAVAAASTDATTEKNPVLVPGAPAAGLAQAAAVAAEPEAPAPAAAASTGALDASVAATQKNAIVAAEEPAPVAREAAAEVAPRARTVRRSKSSGPQGVALRFSWGDQRVGEFFVGPGAKRAVAVGSAAGVDFVMGDAKLGGPRFEVLRTDGQSFTVRFTGKMKGELVRKGETQELKAVIESGKASHEGDAYTLTLDAEDFFWVDLGGVTMEAVFQAVPKRVVAPLGESLDYTALNIFLVMFFAATAFVITAMNRTGEGDEYADELSANSARIAKLIIKPPEVQKNKFLERLNQQKEAKKSGEMAAKSRGDEGQMGKKDAPKTNNRTAPKGDPNKKDEARALTAKIFGGGKGGISTVFGSKGLGGDLKSAMGNMFGAKAGDSGGFGGLGLRGSGGGGGGTGDTVGIGGIGTKGRGGGTGSYGTGVGVLGGKSSVDVGITSSDPEVMGSLDKELIRKVIQANRAQIRYCYESMLNRFPKLGGKVAVKFVITATGSVASSSVAQSTAGNAELETCVAGRVRTWKFPEPKGGGVVVVTYPFIFKQSGE, encoded by the coding sequence ATGGCCGTTCCGCTGACACTCAAGGTCTTCAAGGGCGAGACGTTGGTCGCCTCCAAGGACTACGAGCGCGACATCATCAAGATTGGCCGTCTGTCCTCGGCGCACCTGTGCCTGGAGGACGAGAAGGTCAGCCGCATCCACTCCGTCATCGAGGTCGCCGGCGACGGCTCCATGTCCATCATCGACATGGGCAGCGTCGAGGGGACGTACGTCAACGACAAGCGGGTCAACAAGGGCCAGCTCTCGTTCGGTGACAGGATTCGCGTGGGTGGGACGACCATCCACCTGGAGAACCCGGCCGCCGTGGCCGCGGTGAACCTGGCGGTCGCCGCCGCGAGCACCGACGCCACCACGGAGAAGAACCCCGTGCTGGTCCCGGGCGCTCCGGCCGCGGGGCTCGCGCAGGCCGCCGCCGTGGCCGCCGAGCCAGAGGCTCCCGCTCCGGCCGCCGCCGCGAGCACGGGCGCGCTGGATGCCTCGGTCGCCGCCACGCAGAAGAACGCCATCGTCGCCGCCGAGGAGCCCGCTCCCGTGGCCCGTGAGGCCGCCGCCGAGGTCGCGCCGCGCGCTCGCACCGTGCGCCGCTCCAAGTCGAGCGGTCCGCAGGGCGTGGCGCTGCGCTTCTCCTGGGGTGACCAGCGGGTGGGCGAGTTCTTCGTGGGCCCGGGCGCCAAGCGCGCCGTGGCCGTGGGCAGCGCCGCGGGTGTCGACTTCGTCATGGGCGACGCCAAGCTGGGCGGCCCGCGCTTCGAGGTGCTCCGCACCGACGGCCAGTCCTTCACCGTGCGCTTCACGGGGAAGATGAAGGGCGAACTGGTCCGCAAGGGCGAGACGCAGGAGCTCAAGGCGGTCATCGAGTCCGGCAAGGCCTCGCACGAGGGTGACGCGTACACGCTCACGCTCGACGCGGAGGACTTCTTCTGGGTGGACCTGGGCGGCGTGACGATGGAGGCCGTCTTCCAGGCGGTCCCCAAGCGCGTCGTGGCGCCGCTGGGCGAGTCGCTGGACTACACCGCGCTCAACATCTTCCTGGTGATGTTCTTCGCGGCCACCGCGTTCGTCATCACCGCGATGAACCGCACGGGCGAGGGTGACGAGTACGCGGACGAGCTGTCCGCCAACTCCGCGCGCATCGCCAAGCTCATCATCAAGCCGCCCGAGGTGCAGAAGAACAAGTTCCTCGAGCGCCTCAATCAGCAGAAGGAGGCGAAGAAGAGCGGCGAGATGGCGGCCAAGAGCCGCGGTGACGAGGGTCAGATGGGCAAGAAGGACGCGCCCAAGACCAACAACCGCACCGCGCCCAAGGGCGACCCGAACAAGAAGGACGAGGCGCGCGCGCTGACCGCCAAGATCTTCGGCGGCGGCAAGGGCGGCATCTCCACCGTCTTCGGCAGCAAGGGCCTGGGCGGCGACCTGAAGAGCGCCATGGGCAACATGTTCGGCGCCAAGGCGGGTGACTCGGGCGGCTTCGGCGGCCTGGGCCTGCGCGGCTCTGGCGGCGGCGGCGGCGGCACGGGTGACACCGTGGGCATCGGCGGCATCGGTACGAAGGGCCGCGGCGGTGGCACCGGCAGCTACGGCACCGGCGTGGGTGTGCTGGGCGGCAAGTCCAGCGTGGACGTGGGCATCACCTCGTCCGACCCGGAGGTCATGGGCTCCTTGGACAAGGAGCTCATCCGCAAGGTCATCCAGGCCAACCGCGCGCAGATCCGCTACTGCTACGAGAGCATGCTCAACCGCTTCCCGAAGCTGGGTGGCAAGGTGGCGGTGAAGTTCGTCATCACGGCCACCGGCTCCGTGGCGTCGTCCTCGGTGGCTCAGTCCACGGCGGGCAACGCGGAGCTGGAGACGTGCGTGGCGGGCCGCGTGCGCACCTGGAAGTTCCCGGAGCCCAAGGGTGGTGGCGTGGTGGTCGTCACCTATCCGTTCATCTTCAAGCAGTCCGGCGAGTAG
- the cglF gene encoding adventurous gliding motility protein CglF: MRKALMLCVVLSAGTAFAQDDAAKPAGGGAGEGNVRYSKTTSIDFEDDTIEGDLTKPDGEYIEARDKVKHSNLIRIREDFEDKVMQSVGEL, translated from the coding sequence ATGCGGAAGGCTCTGATGCTGTGCGTGGTGCTCTCGGCCGGGACTGCGTTCGCCCAGGATGACGCCGCCAAGCCGGCGGGCGGTGGGGCGGGCGAGGGCAATGTGCGCTACTCGAAGACGACCAGTATCGACTTCGAGGACGACACCATCGAAGGCGACCTCACCAAGCCGGACGGCGAGTACATCGAGGCGCGCGACAAGGTGAAGCACTCGAACCTCATCCGCATCCGCGAGGACTTCGAGGACAAGGTGATGCAGTCGGTGGGCGAGCTGTAA
- the gltE gene encoding adventurous gliding motility TPR repeat lipoprotein GltE, which yields MNRTTRTMRLFPLLAAAALIAAGCSSSKATGPAAPSKGPIAKTPSDAPPPPISNTAKARFEDAVKSFDTQKKAKAFDYPALERKFKSALESDANLAEAEYNLGVIAERQGNTTEAKARYKAALTKKPSLRQASENLAVMEQNAGNVAGAVALYQEVLQRYPDDAQSRARLAEIYRQQNDHDKAMELSRGALMRDPASTTALKVMIRSYLDRKQLSMAKLVALRGVKLDGADPELHHLVGIIQLREGNADDARLSFKKALEAREDYVPSHVELAQLSLDAEDYPGAEEHLRRILQADGKNATAHLNLGLSYKGQGQYDKAMQEYDEAEKLDPELAAVSLNRAIILHKVKDAPERAVELYKKYVAMAGDGVGLSGESPVFGLLREAETIVNAKREASMAEQQAKKMEELQKQQQTQMQAAEKKNQEKNAPPPPGGAVAPAAGSGTGAQATPAGGTPPPSPAPAPAPAEKKNAGTADPSEPGEPEDDLL from the coding sequence ATGAACCGGACGACCCGTACCATGCGCCTGTTCCCCCTGCTGGCCGCCGCGGCGCTCATCGCCGCCGGCTGCTCCTCGTCCAAGGCCACCGGCCCCGCGGCTCCGTCCAAGGGCCCCATCGCGAAGACGCCGTCGGACGCGCCGCCGCCGCCCATCTCGAACACGGCCAAGGCCCGCTTCGAGGACGCGGTGAAGTCCTTCGACACGCAGAAGAAGGCCAAGGCGTTCGACTACCCGGCGCTGGAGCGCAAGTTCAAGTCGGCGCTGGAGTCCGACGCGAACCTGGCCGAGGCCGAGTACAACCTGGGCGTCATCGCCGAGCGCCAGGGCAACACCACAGAGGCCAAGGCCCGCTACAAGGCCGCGCTCACCAAGAAGCCCTCGCTGCGCCAGGCGTCGGAGAACCTGGCCGTCATGGAGCAGAACGCGGGCAACGTGGCCGGCGCGGTGGCCCTCTACCAGGAGGTCCTCCAGCGCTACCCGGATGACGCGCAGTCGCGCGCCCGTCTGGCGGAGATCTACCGGCAGCAGAACGACCACGACAAGGCGATGGAGCTGTCGCGCGGCGCGCTGATGCGCGACCCCGCGTCCACCACCGCGCTGAAGGTGATGATCCGCAGCTACCTGGACCGCAAGCAGCTCTCCATGGCGAAGCTGGTGGCGCTGCGCGGCGTGAAGCTGGACGGCGCGGACCCGGAGCTGCACCACCTGGTGGGCATCATCCAGCTGCGCGAGGGCAACGCGGACGACGCTCGGCTGTCCTTCAAGAAGGCGCTCGAGGCGCGCGAGGACTATGTCCCCTCGCACGTGGAGCTGGCCCAGCTGTCGCTCGACGCGGAGGACTATCCCGGCGCTGAGGAGCACCTGCGCCGCATCCTGCAGGCGGATGGGAAGAACGCCACCGCGCACCTGAACCTGGGCCTCTCCTACAAGGGCCAGGGTCAGTACGACAAGGCGATGCAGGAGTACGACGAGGCGGAGAAGCTGGATCCGGAGCTGGCGGCGGTGAGCCTCAACCGCGCCATCATCCTGCACAAGGTGAAGGACGCCCCCGAGCGCGCCGTGGAGCTCTACAAGAAGTACGTGGCCATGGCGGGTGACGGCGTGGGGCTCTCCGGTGAGTCCCCTGTCTTCGGGCTGCTGCGTGAGGCGGAGACCATCGTCAACGCCAAGCGCGAGGCCTCCATGGCCGAGCAGCAGGCGAAGAAGATGGAGGAGCTCCAGAAGCAGCAGCAGACCCAGATGCAGGCCGCGGAGAAGAAGAACCAGGAGAAGAACGCGCCCCCGCCTCCGGGTGGCGCCGTGGCTCCGGCGGCTGGCTCCGGTACGGGCGCGCAGGCCACGCCCGCGGGTGGGACTCCACCCCCGTCGCCCGCACCTGCTCCCGCGCCCGCGGAGAAGAAGAATGCAGGCACGGCGGATCCTTCCGAGCCGGGTGAGCCGGAAGACGACCTGCTGTGA
- a CDS encoding tetratricopeptide repeat protein, giving the protein MRRSLLVCLVLLATASAAQEKKAPRDADLGRKSATAVDKSLAGDITREKKKEEVAPALQYDQFRLGVEFQVASKRREQIASLKKIISLSPDPKEVPSLLFRLGEFYWEESKFYFFEANRKDDDLLKAMNANDAAGQQRAKAEKAELVLKQKEYGKLAVEQYTKIVQEHPKFERTDEVLFFLGQYLMEEGQDRKALVAFKRLVEKHPTSKFIPDAYLAFGEYYFNNSKGKRPELEKALVAYKKAAEFPESQVYAFALYKQGWCHYNLGDYEAAKDKFKTVVLYGELAGANAVEKDGGKSGRGSLVREARTDYVRAYAHQGDVAQARADFGKVASNPDDRFTMMKQLANMYYGDGKDREAALTFNSLIKEKPLSPEAPGFQGKIVDCILRMGNKERTVAQVRRLVKIMKEVEGSGVIKEDKDKKLLAEAKELSERTLSNLAVTWHNEGKKTRNEDTFRYADAVYSDYLTLFPDNPKAYDLRFFWAELLNDNLQNYEKSAANYTLVVLQDAKVLEAKDDKGKPKPGKPGKWLQNAAYNAVLAYDEVVKTAESRGEAKSEGVSSDITKKATIPTLKKALLDACERYLKYVPKGDKRVEIAFKAANIYYRHNHFDEAVLRFSEIALGYPEYKFEDGSRAAEISANLILDSYNLLQDFAKVNEWARRFYANDKLATGKFRDDLAKLIEQSSFKLVSQLEEKKEFAKAAEAYLNFVHDFPQTEIADLALYNASVDYYKAKMLDKTIEVRARLFAQYPRSKYVPDSIYANAEALEAIGDFEQAATTYELYVKGYERSVGEKGGGSAKARGKNAKGAKKGGGDDKPAVVQKWDESKAQVALFNASTYREGLGQTKAALKNRERYLELWPKAKDADDIRLSIIDLTGKSGAGMKAIKMLEEYERDNMRSASKFLTAEGRIIDLYKKMNKTRDVVRMYKRVGEHFDQLPRRVQGTLEKPALATAAQAHFLGVEPDWAEYKRLKLAWGAPPSPDRFRASIQDKSRALQVVEKKYVQTVALGAPEPSLCALNRIGLAYDHFADRVTNAPMPRGLDEESQQALRDEFSNQAQPLKDKATEAFAATVAKSRELDVFNDCAAEALKMLRTTYQPDRYPDMHEEKVALKSRSQLIGGDVLAGIQDVPPPAPTAVAEVKKKETLQEDLTDLTAQLRSQTETQVDTKSTASTPDGTKPAKTGGADEEPEDFL; this is encoded by the coding sequence ATGCGCCGTTCGCTCCTCGTCTGCCTCGTGCTCCTGGCCACGGCCTCCGCCGCTCAGGAGAAGAAAGCGCCGCGTGACGCCGACCTCGGCAGGAAGTCCGCCACCGCGGTGGACAAGTCCCTTGCCGGAGACATCACGCGCGAGAAGAAGAAGGAAGAAGTCGCTCCCGCGCTCCAGTACGACCAGTTCCGTCTCGGCGTCGAGTTCCAGGTGGCTTCCAAGCGGCGCGAGCAGATCGCCTCGCTGAAGAAGATCATCTCCCTGTCGCCGGACCCGAAGGAGGTCCCCAGCCTGTTGTTCCGGTTGGGTGAGTTCTATTGGGAGGAATCGAAGTTCTACTTCTTCGAGGCCAACCGCAAGGACGACGACCTGCTCAAGGCGATGAACGCCAACGACGCCGCGGGCCAGCAGCGCGCCAAGGCGGAGAAGGCCGAGCTCGTCCTCAAGCAGAAGGAGTACGGCAAGCTCGCTGTCGAGCAGTACACGAAGATCGTCCAGGAGCACCCGAAGTTCGAGCGCACGGACGAAGTGCTCTTCTTCCTCGGTCAGTACCTGATGGAAGAGGGCCAGGACAGGAAGGCGCTCGTCGCCTTCAAGCGCCTGGTGGAGAAGCACCCGACGTCCAAGTTCATCCCCGACGCCTACCTGGCGTTCGGCGAGTACTACTTCAACAACTCCAAGGGCAAGCGCCCGGAGCTGGAGAAGGCGCTGGTGGCCTACAAGAAGGCCGCCGAGTTCCCCGAGAGCCAGGTGTACGCGTTCGCCCTCTACAAGCAGGGCTGGTGCCACTACAACCTGGGCGACTACGAGGCGGCGAAGGACAAGTTCAAGACGGTGGTGCTCTACGGTGAGCTCGCCGGCGCCAACGCGGTGGAGAAGGACGGCGGCAAGAGCGGCCGTGGCTCGCTGGTGCGCGAGGCCCGCACGGACTACGTGCGCGCGTACGCGCATCAGGGTGACGTGGCCCAGGCGCGCGCGGACTTCGGCAAGGTCGCGTCCAATCCGGATGATCGCTTCACGATGATGAAGCAGCTCGCCAACATGTACTACGGCGACGGCAAGGACCGCGAAGCGGCGCTGACCTTCAACTCCCTCATCAAGGAGAAGCCGCTGTCGCCCGAGGCGCCGGGCTTCCAGGGGAAGATCGTCGACTGCATCCTGCGCATGGGCAACAAGGAGCGCACCGTGGCCCAGGTGCGCCGGCTCGTGAAGATCATGAAGGAGGTCGAGGGCTCCGGCGTCATCAAGGAGGACAAGGACAAGAAGCTGCTCGCCGAGGCGAAGGAGCTGTCCGAGCGCACCCTGTCCAACCTGGCCGTCACCTGGCACAACGAGGGCAAGAAGACGCGCAACGAGGACACGTTCCGCTACGCGGACGCCGTCTACAGCGACTACCTCACGCTCTTCCCGGACAACCCCAAGGCGTATGACCTGCGCTTCTTCTGGGCGGAGCTGCTCAACGACAACCTGCAGAACTACGAGAAGTCCGCCGCCAACTACACGCTGGTCGTCCTGCAGGACGCCAAGGTGCTGGAGGCCAAGGACGACAAGGGCAAGCCCAAGCCGGGCAAGCCGGGCAAGTGGCTGCAGAACGCCGCCTACAACGCGGTGCTCGCCTACGACGAGGTCGTGAAGACGGCCGAGTCGCGCGGCGAGGCGAAGAGCGAGGGTGTGTCCTCGGACATCACCAAGAAGGCCACCATCCCCACGCTGAAGAAGGCGCTGCTGGACGCGTGCGAGCGCTACCTCAAGTACGTGCCCAAGGGCGACAAGCGGGTGGAGATCGCCTTCAAGGCGGCCAACATCTACTACCGCCACAACCACTTCGACGAGGCGGTGCTGCGCTTCAGCGAAATCGCGCTCGGCTACCCCGAGTACAAGTTCGAGGACGGCTCGCGCGCGGCGGAGATCAGCGCCAACCTCATCCTGGACTCGTACAACCTGCTGCAGGACTTCGCGAAGGTGAACGAGTGGGCGCGCCGCTTCTACGCCAACGACAAGCTGGCGACGGGCAAGTTCCGCGACGACCTGGCCAAGCTCATCGAGCAGTCGTCCTTCAAGCTGGTCAGCCAGCTGGAGGAGAAGAAGGAGTTCGCCAAGGCGGCCGAGGCGTACCTCAACTTCGTGCACGACTTCCCGCAGACGGAGATCGCCGACCTGGCGCTCTACAACGCGTCCGTCGACTACTACAAAGCCAAGATGCTGGATAAGACCATCGAGGTCCGCGCCCGGCTCTTCGCGCAGTACCCCCGTTCCAAGTACGTCCCGGACTCCATCTACGCGAACGCGGAGGCGCTGGAGGCCATCGGCGACTTCGAGCAGGCCGCGACCACGTACGAGCTGTACGTGAAGGGCTACGAGCGCAGCGTGGGGGAGAAGGGCGGCGGCAGCGCCAAGGCGCGCGGCAAGAACGCCAAGGGCGCCAAGAAGGGCGGCGGCGACGACAAGCCGGCCGTGGTGCAGAAGTGGGACGAGTCCAAGGCGCAGGTGGCGCTGTTCAACGCGTCCACCTACCGCGAGGGCCTGGGCCAGACGAAGGCCGCGCTGAAGAACCGCGAGCGCTACCTGGAGCTGTGGCCCAAGGCGAAGGACGCGGACGATATCCGGCTGTCCATCATCGACCTGACCGGCAAGAGCGGCGCGGGGATGAAGGCCATCAAGATGTTGGAGGAGTACGAGCGCGACAACATGCGCTCGGCCAGCAAGTTCCTCACGGCCGAGGGTCGCATCATCGACCTGTACAAGAAGATGAACAAGACGCGCGACGTGGTGCGCATGTACAAGCGCGTGGGCGAGCACTTCGACCAGCTGCCGCGCCGTGTGCAGGGCACGCTGGAGAAGCCCGCGCTGGCCACCGCCGCGCAGGCGCACTTCCTGGGCGTGGAGCCGGACTGGGCCGAGTACAAGCGCCTGAAGCTGGCCTGGGGCGCGCCGCCGTCGCCGGACCGCTTCCGCGCCAGCATCCAGGACAAGAGCCGCGCGCTGCAGGTGGTGGAGAAGAAGTACGTGCAGACGGTGGCCCTGGGCGCGCCCGAGCCGTCGCTGTGCGCGCTCAACCGCATCGGCCTGGCGTATGACCACTTCGCCGACCGCGTCACCAACGCGCCCATGCCGCGCGGCCTGGATGAGGAGTCCCAGCAGGCGCTGCGCGACGAGTTCTCCAACCAGGCCCAGCCGCTCAAGGACAAGGCCACGGAGGCCTTCGCCGCCACGGTGGCCAAGAGCCGCGAGCTGGACGTCTTCAACGACTGCGCCGCCGAGGCGCTGAAGATGCTGCGCACCACGTACCAGCCGGACCGCTACCCGGACATGCACGAGGAGAAGGTCGCCCTGAAGAGCCGCAGCCAGCTCATCGGTGGTGACGTGCTGGCGGGCATCCAGGACGTGCCGCCCCCGGCGCCCACCGCGGTGGCCGAGGTCAAGAAGAAGGAGACGCTGCAGGAGGACCTCACGGACCTCACCGCGCAGCTGCGCTCGCAGACCGAGACCCAGGTGGACACCAAGTCCACCGCCTCCACCCCGGACGGCACCAAGCCCGCCAAGACGGGCGGCGCCGACGAGGAGCCGGAGGACTTCCTCTAA
- a CDS encoding ATP-binding protein — MAMRETGVGAKVGGDGCRVCAGRTYVIERQGDQAQARVCVCSENCSVCEGRGHVLVERENVFSQKVGPKRYEVMEPCTCTRRRKRVANYNEVRLPGVVAHASFDNYRAFNEAQDRGRGVAMHFGHQYVKGATSKGFILSGPVGTGKTHLLAATLGHLVIEVGARARYVEISLLYATIRRGFQEGKSGGEIIGPLSEVEVLAIDELGKGRGSPFEMETLDELIARRYNAGRTTLFATNYSLEPEKKQRANGPTGYRTTEDARATVKDSELLRERVGERIYSRLCEMCTFVELPRDTPDRRRTRQEMDSLHNPPPGMRSAGR, encoded by the coding sequence ATGGCGATGCGCGAGACGGGTGTGGGAGCGAAGGTGGGCGGCGACGGCTGCCGTGTCTGTGCTGGCCGGACGTACGTCATCGAACGGCAGGGAGACCAGGCCCAGGCGCGCGTGTGCGTGTGTTCGGAGAACTGCTCCGTCTGCGAGGGACGGGGTCATGTGCTCGTCGAGCGCGAGAACGTGTTCAGCCAGAAGGTGGGCCCCAAGCGCTACGAGGTGATGGAGCCGTGCACGTGCACGCGGCGGCGCAAGCGCGTGGCGAACTACAACGAGGTGCGGCTGCCCGGCGTGGTGGCGCATGCGTCGTTCGACAACTACCGGGCCTTCAACGAAGCGCAGGACCGGGGGCGCGGCGTGGCGATGCACTTCGGCCACCAGTACGTGAAGGGCGCGACGTCCAAGGGCTTCATCCTGAGCGGGCCTGTCGGCACGGGGAAGACGCACCTGCTGGCGGCCACGCTGGGCCACCTGGTCATCGAGGTGGGCGCGCGGGCGCGGTACGTGGAGATCTCGCTGCTGTACGCCACCATCCGGCGCGGCTTCCAGGAGGGCAAGAGCGGCGGGGAGATCATCGGCCCGCTGTCGGAGGTGGAGGTGCTGGCCATCGACGAGCTGGGCAAGGGGCGCGGCAGCCCCTTCGAGATGGAGACCCTCGATGAGCTCATCGCCCGCCGGTACAACGCGGGGCGCACCACGCTGTTCGCGACGAACTACTCGCTGGAGCCGGAGAAGAAGCAGCGCGCCAACGGGCCCACGGGTTACCGGACCACGGAGGACGCGCGCGCCACGGTGAAGGACTCCGAGCTGCTGCGTGAGCGCGTGGGCGAGCGCATCTACAGCCGCCTGTGCGAGATGTGCACCTTCGTGGAGCTGCCGAGGGACACGCCGGACCGACGGCGCACGCGTCAGGAGATGGACTCGCTGCACAACCCGCCCCCCGGAATGCGCAGCGCGGGCCGGTGA
- the cutA gene encoding divalent-cation tolerance protein CutA, whose product MTDAILVLVTAPSADKAAELARSLVEAQLAACGNILPGLRSIYRWEGKVQDEAEALILFKTRASLFDALRSRIVELHPYDVPEVLRFDIADGHAPYLAWILDSTRAPS is encoded by the coding sequence ATGACCGACGCCATCCTCGTCCTCGTCACCGCGCCCTCCGCCGACAAGGCCGCCGAGCTGGCGCGAAGTCTCGTGGAGGCGCAGCTCGCCGCGTGCGGCAACATCCTCCCCGGGCTTCGCTCCATCTACCGCTGGGAGGGCAAGGTGCAGGACGAAGCAGAGGCGCTCATCCTCTTCAAGACGCGCGCCTCGCTCTTCGACGCCCTGCGCTCGCGAATCGTCGAGCTGCACCCCTACGACGTCCCGGAGGTGCTCCGCTTCGACATCGCCGATGGCCATGCGCCCTACCTGGCCTGGATTCTCGACAGCACCCGCGCGCCGTCATGA